A genomic region of Notamacropus eugenii isolate mMacEug1 chromosome 3, mMacEug1.pri_v2, whole genome shotgun sequence contains the following coding sequences:
- the LOC140534020 gene encoding small ubiquitin-related modifier 2 yields the protein MADEKPKEGVKTENNDHINLKVAGQDGSVVQFKIKRHTPLSKLMKAYCERQGLSMRQIRFRFDGQPINETDTPAQLEMEDEDTIDVFQQQTGGAY from the coding sequence ATGGCCGACGAGAAGCCGAAGGAAGGagtcaagactgaaaacaacGACCACATTAATTTGAAGGTGGCAGGGCAAGATGGTTCGGTGGTGCAATTTAAGATTAAGAGGCACACACCACTTAGTAAACTAATGAAAGCCTATTGTGAACGACAGGGTTTGTCAATGAGGCAGATCAGATTCCGATTTGATGGGCAACCAATCAATGAAACAGACACACCTGCACAGTTGGAAATGGAGGATGAAGATACAATTGATGTATTCCAACAGCAGACAGGAGGCGcttactaa